The Bubalus bubalis isolate 160015118507 breed Murrah chromosome 18, NDDB_SH_1, whole genome shotgun sequence genome contains a region encoding:
- the EXOC3L1 gene encoding exocyst complex component 3-like protein isoform X1, giving the protein MDSAARDKTQPALPTGSSCPGLEWSEQERAEQLARGAALKWASGIFYRPEQLARLGQYRNREVQRTCSLEARIKSVVQSYLEGVKTGVWQLAQALEAVQGARKALGQARGLLRDMAEAAQTLEPLREQVVEHKQLQALSQLLPRLRAVPAAVAHTQTLIDAQRLLEAYVSLRELEQLQEETCTPLGGLELPVFEGLGPLAEALGQAVEAAAGAAGQLARENPALLVAAVRVAEVDAGCTTSLEQAPRDWRQRCLRALQQGLERVHFGTSLQPGPGELAKWLEALRVALPAELAMAEALVAPCCPPHYKVVQLWAHTLHGGLRRCLQQLLEGPELEEADTFTLLHWVLHVYQGPEMMGSLELGPEADVSDLEPLLTLENIEQLEATFVAKVQAKVAQWLQKALDGEVVEWGREQGPDTDLSGFYHSPLPAIVLQILEENIRVTRIVSVSLEQRVHGMALSELSAFLRSFTDALIRFSRDHLRGEAVVPHYVPYLLATLNHQLALSSSVSVLQPKWVVPGVLAPVEAELDKLQKRICRLVLEALLAELQPLFAALPSRRWLSSPELLDDVCKRTARFCQNFQHVRNPAVQLLLVEAERTVVLQYLSALMQGRLVCSGADERTQAAERMQHDAAQLQELFLGLGLEESVQCAPVLLALKELLNLRDPTLLGLEVAGLRQQFPDVRCEDGPGREETQERLGGANAPVTPQRGSCLRPPGPARRRVPRAAPGRTQLSAGRPAALAPSWSPSTFQPRANTCTLAGLLLPLRVLCLTPDCPQNKVTSPYA; this is encoded by the exons GCTCTTCCTGCCCAGGGCTGGAGTGGTCGGAGCAGGAAAGGGCGGAGCAGCTGGCCCGGGGTGCAGCACTCAAGTGGGCCTCGGGCATCTTCTACCGGCCAGAGCAGCTGGCCAGGCTGGGCCAGTACCGGAACCGTGAGGTGCAGCGGACCTGTTCTCTGGAGGCGCGCATCAAG TCAGTGGTGCAGTCATACCTGGAGGGTGTGAAGACCGGGGTGTGGCAGCTGGCCCAGGCCCTCGAGGCCGTACAGGGAGCCCGCAAGGCCCTGGGCCAGGCCCGTGGGCTGCTCCGGGATATGGCTGAGGCTGCACAGACCCTAGAACCCCTGCGGGAGCAGGTTGTGGAACACAAACAACTGCAGGCCCTGTCTCAGCTGTTGCCCCGGCTGCGAGCTG TGCCAGCTGCAGTGGCCCACACACAGACCCTGATTGATGCCCAGCGGCTCTTGGAGGCCTATGTAAGCCTTCGGGAACTGGAGCAGCTGCAAGAGGAGACATGCACACCTCTTGGGGGCCTGGAGTTGCCAGTCTTCGAGGGGCTGGGCCCTCTGGCTGAGGCTCTGGGCCAGGCTGTGGAGGCGGCCGCAGGGGCTGCAGGGCAGCTGGCCCGGGAGAACCCAGCCTTGCTGGTGGCTGCTGTGCGTGTGGCCGAGGTGGATGCTGGGTGCACCACCTCCCTGGAGCAGGCTCCTCGGGACTGGCGGCAGCGCTGTCTGCGTGCACTACAGCAGGGCTTGGAGCGGGTCCACTTCGGGACATCTCTGCAGCCTGGGCCTGGGGAACTAGCAAAGTGGCTGGAGGCTCTGCGGGTGGCTCTGCCAGCCGAGTTGGCCATGGCTGAGGCTCTGGTAGCACCCTGCTGCCCACCACACTACAAAGTTGTCCAGTTGTGGGCCCACACCCTGCATGGTGGCCTGCGGCGCTGCCTGCAGCAACTCCTGGAAGGGCCTGAGTTGGAAGAAGCCGACACCTTCACCCTGCTGCACTGGGTGCTGCATGTGTACCAGGG GCCAGAAATGATGGGGAGCCTGGAGTTGGGGCCTGAGGCTGACGTGTCTGATCTGGAGCCCCTCCTGACCCTGGAAAACATTGAGCAGTTGGAGGCAACATTTGTGGCCAAAGTCCAG GCAAAGGTGGCCCAGTGGCTGCAGAAGGCACTGGATGGGGAGGTAGTCGAGTGGGGCCGAGAGCAGGGACCCGACACAGACCTGTCTGGCTTCTACCACTCGCCATTGCCAGCCATCGTGCTGCAG ATCCTGGAGGAGAACATTCGTGTGACCAGAATAGTCAGTGTGTCACTGGAGCAGCGGGTGCATGGCATGGCACTGTCAGAACTGAGCGCCTTCCTGAGGAG CTTCACTGATGCTCTGATCCGATTCTCCCGAGACCATCTCAGGGGGGAAGCAGTGGTCCCTCATTACGTGCCCTACCTACTGGCCACCCTCAACCACCAGTTAGCACTCAG CTCCTCCGTATCCGTCCTGCAGCCCAAATGGGTGGTTCCCGGAGTCTTGGCTCCGGTGGAGGCAGAGCTGGACAAGTTGCAGAAGAGGATCTGTCGCCTGGTGTTGGAGGCGCTGCTGGCGGAGCTACAG CCCCTATTCGCGGCTCTGCCCTCGCGTCGCTGGCTCTCAAGCCCAGAGCTGCTGGATGACGTGTGCAAGCGGACGGCGCGATTCTGCCAGAACTTTCAGCACGTGCGGAATCCCGCGGTCCAG CTGTTGCTGGTCGAGGCGGAGCGTACGGTGGTGCTGCAGTACTTAAGTGCGCTGATGCAAGGCCGCCTAGTCTGCAGCGGTGCTGACGAGAGGACCCAGGCGGCCGAGCGCATGCAGCACGATGCGGCCCAGCTTCAGGAGCTTTTCCTCGGTTTG GGCCTGGAGGAGAGCGTTCAGTGTGCGCCAGTGCTGCTTGCATTGAAGGAGCTGCTGAACCTCCGCGACCCTACGCTACTTGGCCTCGAGGTGGCAGGCTTGAGGCAACAGTTTCCCGACGTGAGGTGCGAAGACGGGCCGGGAAGGGAGGAGACCCAGGAGCGGCTGGGCGGGGCTAACGCACCCGTAACTCCACAGCGAGGATCATGTCTCCGCCCTCCTGGACCTGCGCGGAGACGTGTCCCGAGAGCAGCGCCTGGCCGCACTCAGCTCTCTGCGGGCCGGCCCGCAGCCCTCGCCCCAAGCTGGTCGCCGAGCACTTTTCAGCCTCGTGCCAACACCTGCACCCTCGCTGGCCTCCTGCTTCCCCTCAGGGTCCTGTGCCTGACCCCTGACTGCCCGCAGAATAAAGTCACGTCCCCGTACGCCTGA
- the EXOC3L1 gene encoding exocyst complex component 3-like protein isoform X6, protein MNTVAQRSAHFACSNPDLCPHSAPAPPAMDSAARDKTQPALPTGSSCPGLEWSEQERAEQLARGAALKWASGIFYRPEQLARLGQYRNREVQRTCSLEARIKSVVQSYLEGVKTGVWQLAQALEAVQGARKALGQARGLLRDMAEAAQTLEPLREQVVEHKQLQALSQLLPRLRAVPAAVAHTQTLIDAQRLLEAYVSLRELEQLQEETCTPLGGLELPVFEGLGPLAEALGQAVEAAAGAAGQLARENPALLVAAVRVAEVDAGCTTSLEQAPRDWRQRCLRALQQGLERVHFGTSLQPGPGELAKWLEALRVALPAELAMAEALVAPCCPPHYKVVQLWAHTLHGGLRRCLQQLLEGPELEEADTFTLLHWVLHVYQGPEMMGSLELGPEADVSDLEPLLTLENIEQLEATFVAKVQAKVAQWLQKALDGEVVEWGREQGPDTDLSGFYHSPLPAIVLQILEENIRVTRIVSVSLEQRVHGMALSELSAFLRSFTDALIRFSRDHLRGEAVVPHYVPYLLATLNHQLALSSSVSVLQPKWVVPGVLAPVEAELDKLQKRICRLVLEALLAELQPLFAALPSRRWLSSPELLDDVCKRTARFCQNFQHVRNPAVQLLLVEAERTVVLQYLSALMQGRLVCSGADERTQAAERMQHDAAQLQELFLGLGLEESVQCAPVLLALKELLNLRDPTLLGLEVAGLRQQFPDVRCEDGPGREETQERLGGANAPVTPQRGSCLRPPGPARRRVPRAAPGRTQLSAGRPAALAPSWSPSTFQPRANTCTLAGLLLPLRVLCLTPDCPQNKVTSPYA, encoded by the exons GCTCTTCCTGCCCAGGGCTGGAGTGGTCGGAGCAGGAAAGGGCGGAGCAGCTGGCCCGGGGTGCAGCACTCAAGTGGGCCTCGGGCATCTTCTACCGGCCAGAGCAGCTGGCCAGGCTGGGCCAGTACCGGAACCGTGAGGTGCAGCGGACCTGTTCTCTGGAGGCGCGCATCAAG TCAGTGGTGCAGTCATACCTGGAGGGTGTGAAGACCGGGGTGTGGCAGCTGGCCCAGGCCCTCGAGGCCGTACAGGGAGCCCGCAAGGCCCTGGGCCAGGCCCGTGGGCTGCTCCGGGATATGGCTGAGGCTGCACAGACCCTAGAACCCCTGCGGGAGCAGGTTGTGGAACACAAACAACTGCAGGCCCTGTCTCAGCTGTTGCCCCGGCTGCGAGCTG TGCCAGCTGCAGTGGCCCACACACAGACCCTGATTGATGCCCAGCGGCTCTTGGAGGCCTATGTAAGCCTTCGGGAACTGGAGCAGCTGCAAGAGGAGACATGCACACCTCTTGGGGGCCTGGAGTTGCCAGTCTTCGAGGGGCTGGGCCCTCTGGCTGAGGCTCTGGGCCAGGCTGTGGAGGCGGCCGCAGGGGCTGCAGGGCAGCTGGCCCGGGAGAACCCAGCCTTGCTGGTGGCTGCTGTGCGTGTGGCCGAGGTGGATGCTGGGTGCACCACCTCCCTGGAGCAGGCTCCTCGGGACTGGCGGCAGCGCTGTCTGCGTGCACTACAGCAGGGCTTGGAGCGGGTCCACTTCGGGACATCTCTGCAGCCTGGGCCTGGGGAACTAGCAAAGTGGCTGGAGGCTCTGCGGGTGGCTCTGCCAGCCGAGTTGGCCATGGCTGAGGCTCTGGTAGCACCCTGCTGCCCACCACACTACAAAGTTGTCCAGTTGTGGGCCCACACCCTGCATGGTGGCCTGCGGCGCTGCCTGCAGCAACTCCTGGAAGGGCCTGAGTTGGAAGAAGCCGACACCTTCACCCTGCTGCACTGGGTGCTGCATGTGTACCAGGG GCCAGAAATGATGGGGAGCCTGGAGTTGGGGCCTGAGGCTGACGTGTCTGATCTGGAGCCCCTCCTGACCCTGGAAAACATTGAGCAGTTGGAGGCAACATTTGTGGCCAAAGTCCAG GCAAAGGTGGCCCAGTGGCTGCAGAAGGCACTGGATGGGGAGGTAGTCGAGTGGGGCCGAGAGCAGGGACCCGACACAGACCTGTCTGGCTTCTACCACTCGCCATTGCCAGCCATCGTGCTGCAG ATCCTGGAGGAGAACATTCGTGTGACCAGAATAGTCAGTGTGTCACTGGAGCAGCGGGTGCATGGCATGGCACTGTCAGAACTGAGCGCCTTCCTGAGGAG CTTCACTGATGCTCTGATCCGATTCTCCCGAGACCATCTCAGGGGGGAAGCAGTGGTCCCTCATTACGTGCCCTACCTACTGGCCACCCTCAACCACCAGTTAGCACTCAG CTCCTCCGTATCCGTCCTGCAGCCCAAATGGGTGGTTCCCGGAGTCTTGGCTCCGGTGGAGGCAGAGCTGGACAAGTTGCAGAAGAGGATCTGTCGCCTGGTGTTGGAGGCGCTGCTGGCGGAGCTACAG CCCCTATTCGCGGCTCTGCCCTCGCGTCGCTGGCTCTCAAGCCCAGAGCTGCTGGATGACGTGTGCAAGCGGACGGCGCGATTCTGCCAGAACTTTCAGCACGTGCGGAATCCCGCGGTCCAG CTGTTGCTGGTCGAGGCGGAGCGTACGGTGGTGCTGCAGTACTTAAGTGCGCTGATGCAAGGCCGCCTAGTCTGCAGCGGTGCTGACGAGAGGACCCAGGCGGCCGAGCGCATGCAGCACGATGCGGCCCAGCTTCAGGAGCTTTTCCTCGGTTTG GGCCTGGAGGAGAGCGTTCAGTGTGCGCCAGTGCTGCTTGCATTGAAGGAGCTGCTGAACCTCCGCGACCCTACGCTACTTGGCCTCGAGGTGGCAGGCTTGAGGCAACAGTTTCCCGACGTGAGGTGCGAAGACGGGCCGGGAAGGGAGGAGACCCAGGAGCGGCTGGGCGGGGCTAACGCACCCGTAACTCCACAGCGAGGATCATGTCTCCGCCCTCCTGGACCTGCGCGGAGACGTGTCCCGAGAGCAGCGCCTGGCCGCACTCAGCTCTCTGCGGGCCGGCCCGCAGCCCTCGCCCCAAGCTGGTCGCCGAGCACTTTTCAGCCTCGTGCCAACACCTGCACCCTCGCTGGCCTCCTGCTTCCCCTCAGGGTCCTGTGCCTGACCCCTGACTGCCCGCAGAATAAAGTCACGTCCCCGTACGCCTGA
- the EXOC3L1 gene encoding exocyst complex component 3-like protein isoform X2, with amino-acid sequence MDSAARDKTQPALPTGLEWSEQERAEQLARGAALKWASGIFYRPEQLARLGQYRNREVQRTCSLEARIKSVVQSYLEGVKTGVWQLAQALEAVQGARKALGQARGLLRDMAEAAQTLEPLREQVVEHKQLQALSQLLPRLRAVPAAVAHTQTLIDAQRLLEAYVSLRELEQLQEETCTPLGGLELPVFEGLGPLAEALGQAVEAAAGAAGQLARENPALLVAAVRVAEVDAGCTTSLEQAPRDWRQRCLRALQQGLERVHFGTSLQPGPGELAKWLEALRVALPAELAMAEALVAPCCPPHYKVVQLWAHTLHGGLRRCLQQLLEGPELEEADTFTLLHWVLHVYQGPEMMGSLELGPEADVSDLEPLLTLENIEQLEATFVAKVQAKVAQWLQKALDGEVVEWGREQGPDTDLSGFYHSPLPAIVLQILEENIRVTRIVSVSLEQRVHGMALSELSAFLRSFTDALIRFSRDHLRGEAVVPHYVPYLLATLNHQLALSSSVSVLQPKWVVPGVLAPVEAELDKLQKRICRLVLEALLAELQPLFAALPSRRWLSSPELLDDVCKRTARFCQNFQHVRNPAVQLLLVEAERTVVLQYLSALMQGRLVCSGADERTQAAERMQHDAAQLQELFLGLGLEESVQCAPVLLALKELLNLRDPTLLGLEVAGLRQQFPDVRCEDGPGREETQERLGGANAPVTPQRGSCLRPPGPARRRVPRAAPGRTQLSAGRPAALAPSWSPSTFQPRANTCTLAGLLLPLRVLCLTPDCPQNKVTSPYA; translated from the exons GGCTGGAGTGGTCGGAGCAGGAAAGGGCGGAGCAGCTGGCCCGGGGTGCAGCACTCAAGTGGGCCTCGGGCATCTTCTACCGGCCAGAGCAGCTGGCCAGGCTGGGCCAGTACCGGAACCGTGAGGTGCAGCGGACCTGTTCTCTGGAGGCGCGCATCAAG TCAGTGGTGCAGTCATACCTGGAGGGTGTGAAGACCGGGGTGTGGCAGCTGGCCCAGGCCCTCGAGGCCGTACAGGGAGCCCGCAAGGCCCTGGGCCAGGCCCGTGGGCTGCTCCGGGATATGGCTGAGGCTGCACAGACCCTAGAACCCCTGCGGGAGCAGGTTGTGGAACACAAACAACTGCAGGCCCTGTCTCAGCTGTTGCCCCGGCTGCGAGCTG TGCCAGCTGCAGTGGCCCACACACAGACCCTGATTGATGCCCAGCGGCTCTTGGAGGCCTATGTAAGCCTTCGGGAACTGGAGCAGCTGCAAGAGGAGACATGCACACCTCTTGGGGGCCTGGAGTTGCCAGTCTTCGAGGGGCTGGGCCCTCTGGCTGAGGCTCTGGGCCAGGCTGTGGAGGCGGCCGCAGGGGCTGCAGGGCAGCTGGCCCGGGAGAACCCAGCCTTGCTGGTGGCTGCTGTGCGTGTGGCCGAGGTGGATGCTGGGTGCACCACCTCCCTGGAGCAGGCTCCTCGGGACTGGCGGCAGCGCTGTCTGCGTGCACTACAGCAGGGCTTGGAGCGGGTCCACTTCGGGACATCTCTGCAGCCTGGGCCTGGGGAACTAGCAAAGTGGCTGGAGGCTCTGCGGGTGGCTCTGCCAGCCGAGTTGGCCATGGCTGAGGCTCTGGTAGCACCCTGCTGCCCACCACACTACAAAGTTGTCCAGTTGTGGGCCCACACCCTGCATGGTGGCCTGCGGCGCTGCCTGCAGCAACTCCTGGAAGGGCCTGAGTTGGAAGAAGCCGACACCTTCACCCTGCTGCACTGGGTGCTGCATGTGTACCAGGG GCCAGAAATGATGGGGAGCCTGGAGTTGGGGCCTGAGGCTGACGTGTCTGATCTGGAGCCCCTCCTGACCCTGGAAAACATTGAGCAGTTGGAGGCAACATTTGTGGCCAAAGTCCAG GCAAAGGTGGCCCAGTGGCTGCAGAAGGCACTGGATGGGGAGGTAGTCGAGTGGGGCCGAGAGCAGGGACCCGACACAGACCTGTCTGGCTTCTACCACTCGCCATTGCCAGCCATCGTGCTGCAG ATCCTGGAGGAGAACATTCGTGTGACCAGAATAGTCAGTGTGTCACTGGAGCAGCGGGTGCATGGCATGGCACTGTCAGAACTGAGCGCCTTCCTGAGGAG CTTCACTGATGCTCTGATCCGATTCTCCCGAGACCATCTCAGGGGGGAAGCAGTGGTCCCTCATTACGTGCCCTACCTACTGGCCACCCTCAACCACCAGTTAGCACTCAG CTCCTCCGTATCCGTCCTGCAGCCCAAATGGGTGGTTCCCGGAGTCTTGGCTCCGGTGGAGGCAGAGCTGGACAAGTTGCAGAAGAGGATCTGTCGCCTGGTGTTGGAGGCGCTGCTGGCGGAGCTACAG CCCCTATTCGCGGCTCTGCCCTCGCGTCGCTGGCTCTCAAGCCCAGAGCTGCTGGATGACGTGTGCAAGCGGACGGCGCGATTCTGCCAGAACTTTCAGCACGTGCGGAATCCCGCGGTCCAG CTGTTGCTGGTCGAGGCGGAGCGTACGGTGGTGCTGCAGTACTTAAGTGCGCTGATGCAAGGCCGCCTAGTCTGCAGCGGTGCTGACGAGAGGACCCAGGCGGCCGAGCGCATGCAGCACGATGCGGCCCAGCTTCAGGAGCTTTTCCTCGGTTTG GGCCTGGAGGAGAGCGTTCAGTGTGCGCCAGTGCTGCTTGCATTGAAGGAGCTGCTGAACCTCCGCGACCCTACGCTACTTGGCCTCGAGGTGGCAGGCTTGAGGCAACAGTTTCCCGACGTGAGGTGCGAAGACGGGCCGGGAAGGGAGGAGACCCAGGAGCGGCTGGGCGGGGCTAACGCACCCGTAACTCCACAGCGAGGATCATGTCTCCGCCCTCCTGGACCTGCGCGGAGACGTGTCCCGAGAGCAGCGCCTGGCCGCACTCAGCTCTCTGCGGGCCGGCCCGCAGCCCTCGCCCCAAGCTGGTCGCCGAGCACTTTTCAGCCTCGTGCCAACACCTGCACCCTCGCTGGCCTCCTGCTTCCCCTCAGGGTCCTGTGCCTGACCCCTGACTGCCCGCAGAATAAAGTCACGTCCCCGTACGCCTGA
- the EXOC3L1 gene encoding exocyst complex component 3-like protein isoform X7, with protein sequence MNTVAQRSAHFACSNPDLCPHSAPAPPAMDSAARDKTQPALPTGLEWSEQERAEQLARGAALKWASGIFYRPEQLARLGQYRNREVQRTCSLEARIKSVVQSYLEGVKTGVWQLAQALEAVQGARKALGQARGLLRDMAEAAQTLEPLREQVVEHKQLQALSQLLPRLRAVPAAVAHTQTLIDAQRLLEAYVSLRELEQLQEETCTPLGGLELPVFEGLGPLAEALGQAVEAAAGAAGQLARENPALLVAAVRVAEVDAGCTTSLEQAPRDWRQRCLRALQQGLERVHFGTSLQPGPGELAKWLEALRVALPAELAMAEALVAPCCPPHYKVVQLWAHTLHGGLRRCLQQLLEGPELEEADTFTLLHWVLHVYQGPEMMGSLELGPEADVSDLEPLLTLENIEQLEATFVAKVQAKVAQWLQKALDGEVVEWGREQGPDTDLSGFYHSPLPAIVLQILEENIRVTRIVSVSLEQRVHGMALSELSAFLRSFTDALIRFSRDHLRGEAVVPHYVPYLLATLNHQLALSSSVSVLQPKWVVPGVLAPVEAELDKLQKRICRLVLEALLAELQPLFAALPSRRWLSSPELLDDVCKRTARFCQNFQHVRNPAVQLLLVEAERTVVLQYLSALMQGRLVCSGADERTQAAERMQHDAAQLQELFLGLGLEESVQCAPVLLALKELLNLRDPTLLGLEVAGLRQQFPDVRCEDGPGREETQERLGGANAPVTPQRGSCLRPPGPARRRVPRAAPGRTQLSAGRPAALAPSWSPSTFQPRANTCTLAGLLLPLRVLCLTPDCPQNKVTSPYA encoded by the exons GGCTGGAGTGGTCGGAGCAGGAAAGGGCGGAGCAGCTGGCCCGGGGTGCAGCACTCAAGTGGGCCTCGGGCATCTTCTACCGGCCAGAGCAGCTGGCCAGGCTGGGCCAGTACCGGAACCGTGAGGTGCAGCGGACCTGTTCTCTGGAGGCGCGCATCAAG TCAGTGGTGCAGTCATACCTGGAGGGTGTGAAGACCGGGGTGTGGCAGCTGGCCCAGGCCCTCGAGGCCGTACAGGGAGCCCGCAAGGCCCTGGGCCAGGCCCGTGGGCTGCTCCGGGATATGGCTGAGGCTGCACAGACCCTAGAACCCCTGCGGGAGCAGGTTGTGGAACACAAACAACTGCAGGCCCTGTCTCAGCTGTTGCCCCGGCTGCGAGCTG TGCCAGCTGCAGTGGCCCACACACAGACCCTGATTGATGCCCAGCGGCTCTTGGAGGCCTATGTAAGCCTTCGGGAACTGGAGCAGCTGCAAGAGGAGACATGCACACCTCTTGGGGGCCTGGAGTTGCCAGTCTTCGAGGGGCTGGGCCCTCTGGCTGAGGCTCTGGGCCAGGCTGTGGAGGCGGCCGCAGGGGCTGCAGGGCAGCTGGCCCGGGAGAACCCAGCCTTGCTGGTGGCTGCTGTGCGTGTGGCCGAGGTGGATGCTGGGTGCACCACCTCCCTGGAGCAGGCTCCTCGGGACTGGCGGCAGCGCTGTCTGCGTGCACTACAGCAGGGCTTGGAGCGGGTCCACTTCGGGACATCTCTGCAGCCTGGGCCTGGGGAACTAGCAAAGTGGCTGGAGGCTCTGCGGGTGGCTCTGCCAGCCGAGTTGGCCATGGCTGAGGCTCTGGTAGCACCCTGCTGCCCACCACACTACAAAGTTGTCCAGTTGTGGGCCCACACCCTGCATGGTGGCCTGCGGCGCTGCCTGCAGCAACTCCTGGAAGGGCCTGAGTTGGAAGAAGCCGACACCTTCACCCTGCTGCACTGGGTGCTGCATGTGTACCAGGG GCCAGAAATGATGGGGAGCCTGGAGTTGGGGCCTGAGGCTGACGTGTCTGATCTGGAGCCCCTCCTGACCCTGGAAAACATTGAGCAGTTGGAGGCAACATTTGTGGCCAAAGTCCAG GCAAAGGTGGCCCAGTGGCTGCAGAAGGCACTGGATGGGGAGGTAGTCGAGTGGGGCCGAGAGCAGGGACCCGACACAGACCTGTCTGGCTTCTACCACTCGCCATTGCCAGCCATCGTGCTGCAG ATCCTGGAGGAGAACATTCGTGTGACCAGAATAGTCAGTGTGTCACTGGAGCAGCGGGTGCATGGCATGGCACTGTCAGAACTGAGCGCCTTCCTGAGGAG CTTCACTGATGCTCTGATCCGATTCTCCCGAGACCATCTCAGGGGGGAAGCAGTGGTCCCTCATTACGTGCCCTACCTACTGGCCACCCTCAACCACCAGTTAGCACTCAG CTCCTCCGTATCCGTCCTGCAGCCCAAATGGGTGGTTCCCGGAGTCTTGGCTCCGGTGGAGGCAGAGCTGGACAAGTTGCAGAAGAGGATCTGTCGCCTGGTGTTGGAGGCGCTGCTGGCGGAGCTACAG CCCCTATTCGCGGCTCTGCCCTCGCGTCGCTGGCTCTCAAGCCCAGAGCTGCTGGATGACGTGTGCAAGCGGACGGCGCGATTCTGCCAGAACTTTCAGCACGTGCGGAATCCCGCGGTCCAG CTGTTGCTGGTCGAGGCGGAGCGTACGGTGGTGCTGCAGTACTTAAGTGCGCTGATGCAAGGCCGCCTAGTCTGCAGCGGTGCTGACGAGAGGACCCAGGCGGCCGAGCGCATGCAGCACGATGCGGCCCAGCTTCAGGAGCTTTTCCTCGGTTTG GGCCTGGAGGAGAGCGTTCAGTGTGCGCCAGTGCTGCTTGCATTGAAGGAGCTGCTGAACCTCCGCGACCCTACGCTACTTGGCCTCGAGGTGGCAGGCTTGAGGCAACAGTTTCCCGACGTGAGGTGCGAAGACGGGCCGGGAAGGGAGGAGACCCAGGAGCGGCTGGGCGGGGCTAACGCACCCGTAACTCCACAGCGAGGATCATGTCTCCGCCCTCCTGGACCTGCGCGGAGACGTGTCCCGAGAGCAGCGCCTGGCCGCACTCAGCTCTCTGCGGGCCGGCCCGCAGCCCTCGCCCCAAGCTGGTCGCCGAGCACTTTTCAGCCTCGTGCCAACACCTGCACCCTCGCTGGCCTCCTGCTTCCCCTCAGGGTCCTGTGCCTGACCCCTGACTGCCCGCAGAATAAAGTCACGTCCCCGTACGCCTGA